In Rahnella aquatilis CIP 78.65 = ATCC 33071, one DNA window encodes the following:
- the rssB gene encoding two-component system response regulator RssB, which yields MDKPLTSKHILIVEDEAVFRSILAGYVSSLGATFTEAENGLEALSLVEDYPPDLILCDLAMPEMGGMEFVENLRLQGNKIPVLVISATDKMTDVASMLRLGVEDVLLKPITDLNRLREALLSSLYPKLFSSQAMEESSLVQDWEALCRNPNEAQRLLQELQPPVQQRLAHCRINYRQLTSAESPGLVLDIAALSSKDLGFYCLDVTRANENGVLAALLLRAIFNSLLREHLSNQHQRLPQMSTLLKQVNHLFKQANLDGQFPLLLGYYHAEYKNLILVSAGLHANVNTGTNMIQLSNGVPLGTTGATYSNQISQKCDAWQCQVWGSGGRLRLMLSVD from the coding sequence ATGGACAAGCCACTTACAAGCAAGCATATTCTCATCGTTGAAGACGAAGCCGTTTTCCGATCCATACTTGCCGGCTATGTGAGTTCCCTGGGTGCGACATTTACTGAAGCCGAAAATGGCCTTGAGGCTTTGTCTCTGGTTGAAGATTACCCGCCTGACCTGATCCTCTGTGATTTAGCCATGCCTGAGATGGGTGGGATGGAATTTGTTGAAAACTTGCGATTACAGGGGAATAAAATCCCTGTTCTGGTGATTTCCGCCACTGATAAAATGACCGACGTTGCGTCAATGCTGCGTCTTGGCGTGGAAGATGTTCTCCTCAAACCGATCACTGATCTCAACCGGTTACGCGAGGCGCTGCTTTCTTCTTTATACCCAAAGCTTTTTTCATCACAGGCGATGGAGGAAAGTTCGCTGGTTCAGGACTGGGAAGCGCTGTGCCGTAATCCTAATGAAGCACAGCGTTTGTTGCAGGAATTACAGCCACCGGTTCAGCAGAGGCTGGCGCATTGTCGCATTAACTACCGGCAACTGACGTCAGCGGAAAGTCCGGGGCTGGTGCTGGATATCGCTGCGCTTTCCTCCAAAGATCTCGGTTTTTATTGTCTGGATGTCACCCGGGCCAACGAAAATGGCGTACTGGCTGCGCTATTGCTGCGGGCTATTTTTAACAGCTTATTACGTGAGCATTTAAGTAATCAGCATCAGCGGTTGCCGCAAATGTCGACACTGCTTAAACAAGTCAATCATTTATTCAAGCAGGCAAATCTTGACGGACAATTCCCTTTGCTGTTGGGTTATTATCATGCCGAGTATAAGAATCTCATTCTGGTTTCTGCGGGATTACATGCCAATGTGAATACCGGAACCAATATGATCCAGCTTAGCAATGGTGTGCCGCTCGGCACCACCGGCGCAACTTACTCCAATCAAATCAGTCAGAAATGTGATGCCTGGCAATGTCAGGTCTGGGGTTCGGGTGGACGTCTGAGATTAATGCTGTCTGTTGATTGA
- a CDS encoding UDP-glucose dehydrogenase family protein — protein MKVTVFGIGYVGLVQAAVLAEVGHEVLCIDVDAKKVENLKNGLIPIFEPGLTPLVQSNYEAGRLLFSTNAAEGVAHATVQFIAVGTPPDEDGSADLKYVTAVARTIAEHMTGPKVVIDKSTVPVGTADKVRAVMTEKLKERGVDISFDVVSNPEFLKEGAAVADCMRPERIVIGTDNPDAIDPIRELYEPFNRNHDRMILMDIRSAELTKYAANCMLATKISFMNEMSNLAEMLGADIEKVRQGIGSDSRIGYHFIYPGCGYGGSCFPKDVQALIRTAEHIGYQPKLLQAVEQVNYQQKYKLPAFIQRHFGDNLEGKTFALWGLSFKPNTDDMREASSRVLMEQLWAAGAKIKAYDPEAMNETQRIYGHRDDLELMGTKESALHNADALIICTEWQNFRAPDFDVIKKALKEPVIFDGRNLFDPERLEKRGFTYYGIGRGASINPVL, from the coding sequence ATGAAAGTAACAGTTTTTGGTATCGGTTACGTCGGACTTGTTCAGGCGGCGGTTCTTGCTGAAGTTGGGCATGAAGTTTTGTGTATCGATGTAGATGCAAAGAAAGTAGAAAACCTGAAAAACGGGCTGATCCCAATTTTTGAGCCGGGCCTGACGCCTCTGGTTCAGAGCAACTATGAAGCAGGGCGCTTGCTGTTCAGCACCAATGCGGCTGAAGGTGTAGCGCATGCAACGGTACAATTCATCGCGGTGGGTACTCCTCCGGATGAAGATGGTTCCGCTGATTTGAAATATGTGACTGCCGTTGCCCGTACGATCGCTGAGCACATGACCGGGCCGAAAGTGGTCATTGATAAATCTACCGTTCCGGTCGGCACGGCGGACAAAGTCCGTGCCGTGATGACAGAGAAACTCAAAGAACGCGGTGTGGATATCAGCTTCGATGTCGTATCAAACCCTGAATTCCTCAAAGAAGGTGCGGCAGTCGCGGACTGTATGCGACCTGAACGTATCGTCATCGGTACTGACAATCCGGACGCCATCGATCCGATCCGTGAACTTTACGAACCTTTCAATCGTAATCACGATCGTATGATCCTGATGGATATCCGCAGTGCCGAGCTGACCAAATATGCCGCCAACTGTATGCTGGCGACCAAAATCAGTTTCATGAATGAAATGTCTAATCTGGCAGAAATGCTGGGTGCGGATATCGAAAAAGTCCGTCAGGGCATCGGTTCTGATTCACGTATTGGTTACCACTTTATCTACCCGGGCTGCGGCTACGGCGGTTCCTGTTTCCCTAAAGACGTCCAGGCGCTAATCCGCACTGCTGAGCACATTGGCTATCAGCCGAAATTGTTGCAGGCCGTGGAACAGGTCAATTACCAGCAAAAATATAAGTTGCCTGCTTTCATTCAGCGTCATTTCGGCGATAACCTGGAAGGGAAGACCTTTGCACTGTGGGGACTGTCATTCAAGCCAAATACCGATGACATGCGTGAAGCTTCGAGTCGCGTATTAATGGAACAACTTTGGGCTGCGGGTGCGAAAATCAAAGCTTATGATCCGGAAGCCATGAATGAAACGCAGCGCATCTACGGTCACCGTGATGATCTGGAGTTGATGGGAACCAAAGAATCAGCACTACATAATGCTGATGCGTTGATTATTTGTACGGAATGGCAGAATTTCCGTGCGCCGGATTTTGATGTGATCAAAAAAGCATTAAAAGAGCCGGTGATCTTTGATGGTCGTAATTTATTCGATCCTGAACGTTTGGAGAAACGCGGATTTACTTACTACGGCATAGGCCGTGGCGCATCAATCAATCCGGTTCTGTAA
- a CDS encoding NAD-dependent epimerase → MKYLVTGAAGFIGFYVSQRLLAAGHCVIGIDNLNDYYDVNLKLARLAQLENKDGFEFIKLDLADREGMSALFAEQRFERVIHLAAQAGVRYSIENPLAYADSNLIGFVNILEGCRHNKVGHLLYASSSSVYGLNKKQPFSTDDSVDHPVSLYAATKKANELMAHTYSHLYKIPTTGLRFFTVYGPWGRPDMALFKFTKAILAGQNIDVYNHGEMRRDFTYIDDITEAIVRLQDVIPHADPDWTVENGSPASSSAPYCVYNIGNSNPVKLMTYISALEKALGRVAGKNMLPMQPGDVHETSADTLPLQKAIGFKPETPVEQGVLRFVDWYRDFYQV, encoded by the coding sequence ATGAAATATCTGGTCACTGGCGCAGCGGGCTTTATTGGCTTCTATGTGTCACAACGTTTGTTGGCTGCAGGTCATTGCGTTATCGGCATCGATAATCTGAATGACTACTACGACGTCAATCTGAAACTTGCCCGCCTTGCTCAACTGGAAAATAAAGACGGCTTTGAATTTATTAAGCTGGATTTAGCTGATCGTGAGGGCATGTCCGCATTGTTTGCGGAACAACGGTTTGAACGCGTTATCCATTTAGCCGCGCAGGCCGGTGTCCGATATTCAATCGAAAATCCCCTGGCTTATGCTGATTCCAACCTCATAGGATTTGTTAACATTCTGGAAGGTTGTCGTCATAATAAAGTCGGGCATTTGCTTTATGCTTCCTCCAGTTCAGTTTATGGTCTGAACAAAAAACAGCCTTTTTCAACGGATGATTCTGTCGATCATCCTGTTTCGCTGTATGCTGCAACGAAAAAGGCCAATGAATTAATGGCTCATACCTACTCACATCTTTATAAAATTCCTACCACCGGATTACGTTTCTTTACCGTATATGGTCCGTGGGGACGCCCGGACATGGCATTGTTTAAGTTCACCAAAGCAATACTGGCCGGGCAGAACATAGATGTTTATAACCATGGTGAAATGCGTCGTGATTTTACTTATATCGACGATATCACCGAAGCCATTGTTCGTTTACAAGACGTGATACCACACGCGGATCCGGACTGGACTGTAGAAAACGGCTCTCCTGCCAGCAGTTCTGCACCTTATTGCGTTTATAATATTGGCAACAGCAATCCGGTGAAGCTGATGACATATATAAGTGCGCTGGAAAAGGCGTTAGGAAGGGTTGCGGGAAAAAATATGCTGCCAATGCAGCCGGGCGATGTACACGAGACCAGCGCCGATACATTACCGCTGCAGAAAGCTATTGGCTTCAAACCTGAGACGCCTGTGGAACAGGGTGTCCTGCGCTTTGTGGACTGGTATCGCGACTTTTATCAGGTCTGA
- the hns gene encoding histone-like nucleoid-structuring protein H-NS yields the protein MSEALKILNNIRTLRAQARECTLETLEEMLEKLEVVVNERREEDSQAAAEIEERTRKLQQYREMLIADGIDPNELLQTMAATKATGKAKRAARPAKYKYVDENGENKTWTGQGRTPAVIKKAIEEQGKSLDDFLL from the coding sequence ATGAGCGAAGCATTAAAGATTCTGAACAACATCCGTACTCTGCGTGCGCAAGCAAGAGAATGCACTCTGGAAACTCTGGAAGAGATGCTGGAAAAATTAGAAGTTGTTGTGAACGAGCGTCGCGAAGAAGATTCTCAGGCAGCTGCTGAGATTGAAGAGCGCACCCGTAAACTGCAACAATACCGCGAAATGCTGATTGCTGACGGTATTGATCCTAACGAATTGCTGCAAACGATGGCTGCGACTAAAGCGACCGGTAAAGCAAAACGTGCAGCACGTCCGGCTAAATACAAATACGTTGATGAGAACGGCGAAAACAAAACCTGGACTGGCCAGGGTCGTACTCCAGCTGTAATCAAGAAAGCAATCGAAGAGCAAGGTAAATCACTGGACGATTTCCTGCTGTAA
- a CDS encoding thymidine kinase: MAQLYFYYSAMNAGKSTSLLQSSYNYQERGMRTLVLTAELDNRYGLGKVSSRIGLSSPAELYNRETELFNLVAQENRKQRLSCVLIDECQFLTKAQVTQLTDVVDDLDVPVLCYGLRTDFRGELFEGSEYLLAWADKLVELKTICHCGRKANRNLRLDENGNALHDGAQVVIGGDESYVSVCRKHYKEAMAAFDVRDESKPKLL; encoded by the coding sequence ATGGCTCAGCTTTATTTCTATTACTCGGCGATGAATGCCGGTAAGTCTACCTCGTTGCTGCAATCTTCATATAATTATCAAGAACGTGGTATGCGTACACTGGTGTTAACGGCAGAACTCGACAACCGATATGGCTTGGGTAAAGTCAGCTCGCGAATCGGCTTGTCGTCGCCCGCAGAGCTTTACAACAGAGAGACAGAACTCTTTAATCTGGTGGCTCAGGAGAACCGCAAACAGCGTTTGAGCTGCGTTCTGATTGATGAGTGCCAGTTTCTCACTAAAGCTCAGGTAACGCAGCTGACGGACGTTGTGGACGATCTGGATGTGCCTGTACTTTGTTACGGTCTGAGAACGGATTTTCGCGGAGAACTTTTCGAAGGCAGTGAATATTTACTGGCGTGGGCGGATAAACTGGTTGAGCTTAAAACCATCTGCCATTGTGGCCGCAAGGCCAACCGCAACCTGAGACTGGATGAGAACGGTAACGCCTTACATGATGGCGCCCAGGTGGTTATTGGCGGTGATGAAAGTTATGTTTCGGTCTGCCGTAAGCATTACAAAGAAGCGATGGCTGCGTTTGATGTCAGGGACGAAAGTAAGCCTAAGCTTCTCTGA